From one Phocaeicola salanitronis DSM 18170 genomic stretch:
- a CDS encoding metal ABC transporter ATP-binding protein, whose protein sequence is MNLQPIIRLEHIFAEYERKTVLEDVSLNVYERDFLGIIGPNGGGKTTLVKLILGLLHPVSGAVRFYQEGEEVSGISMGYLPQYTAIDKKFPISVYDVVLSGLNKQKSLFRPFTPAQHEQVRRVIVRMGLEGLEKRAIGQLSGGQLQRALLGRALVSNPQVVILDEPNTYIDKRFEARLYALLEEINREHAIILVSHDIGAVQKRVKRIAYVNHRLDERADTDIPEGWLV, encoded by the coding sequence ATGAATCTGCAACCGATTATCCGATTGGAGCATATCTTTGCCGAATACGAACGCAAGACGGTGCTGGAGGACGTAAGCCTGAATGTATACGAGCGTGATTTCTTGGGAATTATCGGTCCCAATGGGGGCGGGAAGACTACGCTTGTCAAATTGATATTGGGTTTGCTCCACCCTGTGTCGGGGGCTGTCCGTTTTTATCAGGAAGGCGAGGAGGTATCCGGCATCAGCATGGGGTATCTTCCCCAGTATACCGCGATAGACAAGAAGTTTCCTATTTCCGTGTACGATGTGGTGCTTTCAGGCTTGAACAAGCAAAAGTCTTTGTTCCGTCCGTTTACTCCTGCCCAGCACGAACAGGTGCGGAGAGTGATTGTCCGCATGGGGCTGGAGGGATTGGAAAAGCGGGCTATCGGGCAATTGAGCGGAGGTCAGCTGCAGCGTGCCTTATTGGGGCGCGCCTTGGTCTCAAATCCTCAAGTGGTTATCCTGGACGAGCCGAATACGTATATCGACAAGCGTTTCGAGGCCCGCTTGTATGCGTTGCTGGAGGAAATCAACCGGGAGCATGCCATTATTCTGGTAAGCCATGACATCGGGGCGGTGCAGAAGCGTGTGAAGCGCATTGCGTATGTCAATCACCGGTTGGATGAGCGTGCGGATACGGATATTCCGGAAGGCTGGCTGGTGTAG